The Polyodon spathula isolate WHYD16114869_AA chromosome 3, ASM1765450v1, whole genome shotgun sequence genome has a segment encoding these proteins:
- the LOC121312700 gene encoding uncharacterized protein LOC121312700, with translation MHFRLCLLNTMIFAIFAFTSAGPLHAQCKVEWFFGIPCHDVFIALVTQIKQWTTADNCAHGGEKCLYTLESSDIHFIKAKHTTPVKKYVDDLTFRLLPYPDNTNCHIVALSVSEAWYAILDYGTNYCNLFNLVEGSGLNQSPGYKEVTSDFICTQHSTANCTIY, from the exons ATGCATTTCAGGCTGTGTTTGTTGAACACCATGATATTTGCGATTTTTGCTTTCACGTCAGCGGGACCGCTTCATGCACAGTGTAAAGTTGAATG GTTCTTTGGAATCCCTTGCCATGATGTTTTCATCGCCTTGGTAACCCAGATAAAACAGTGGACCACGGCAGACAACTGCGCTCATGGAGGAGAGAAATGTCTGTACACA TTGGAGTCTTCTGATATACATTTCATAAAGGCAAAGCACACCACTCCAGTGAAGAAGTACGTTGATGACCTCACCTTCAGACTGCTTCCCTACCCGGACAATACCAATTGCCATATCGTT GCTTTGTCAGTTTCTGAAGCCTGGTATGCAATCTTGGATTATGGTACAAACTACTGCAACCTCTTCAACCTTGTGGAAG GAAGTGGCTTAAACCAATCCCCAGGATACAAAGAAGTGACCAGCGATTTCATATGCACTCAGCACTCTACAGCTAATTGCACCATTTACTGA
- the LOC121312701 gene encoding metalloreductase STEAP1-like: MNAHTDDLCTEECNDIFRMKSKKRSGDHIHLGTGIQDSTLPNRASQFLDSQTFAFEDFECPSNVNKENLDLFPQWHLPLKLSIILSVIVFIYTFLRDILHPFISLSKNEFYKIPILVMNKVLPVVAITLLALVYLPGILAAVLQLHRGTKYSRFPNWLQRWMLMRKQLGLLSFFFALLHAVYSLCYPMRRSYRYKLLNWAYQQVMQNIENAWIEDDVWRMEIYVSLGILSLAVLALLATTSIPSVRNSLNWREFQCVQSKMGYCALLLCTAHALVYAWRKWADLKYFVWYTPPSFMIAVLLPIVVLLCKTVLVLPCLDKKLQKIRHGWESKTEPAENIFL, translated from the exons ATGAATGCACATACAGATGACCTTTGCACTGAGGAATGTAATGACATTTTCAGAATGAAGTCCAAAAAAAGATCCGGAGACCATATTCATTTG GGGACTGGTATACAAGATTCCACATTGCCAAACAGAGCCTCTCAGTTTCTTGATTCACAAACATTTGCTTTTGAAGACTTTGAATGTCCGTCCAATGTCAACAAAGAAAACCTGGATCTTTTTCCACAGTGGCATTTACCACTGAAATTGTCAATTATACTTTCTGTAATAGTATTTATATATACCTTTCTAAGAGACATTCTTCACCCATTCATATCTCTGAGCAAGAATGAATTCTATAAAATACCGATTTTGGTAATGAACAAGGTCCTGCCAGTGGTTGCCATCACCCTGTTGGCTCTGGTTTATCTGCCAGGGATTTTGGCAGCGGTCCTCCAGTTACACCGGGGTACCAAATATAGCAGATTTCCAAACTGGTTACAGAGATGGATGTTGATGCGCAAACAGCTTGGTCTCCTCAGtttcttttttgctttgcttCATGCCGTCTACAGCCTGTGTTATCCAATGAGAAGGTCCTATCGTTACAAACTGCTAAATTGGGCTTATCAACAG GTAATGCAGAACATTGAAAATGCGTGGATTGAAGATGATGTGTGGAGAATGGAAATATATGTGTCTCTTGGTATTCTAAGTCTAGCTGTTTTAGCCCTATTGGCCACAACCTCAATTCCTTCTGTCAGGAACTCCTTGAACTGGAGAGAATTTCAGTGTGTTCAG AGCAAGATGGGGTATTGTGCGCTCCTGCTTTGCACAGCTCATGCCCTGGTGTATGCATGGAGAAAGTGGGCAGACCTGAAGTACTTTGTGTGGTACACCCCTCCATCGTTCATGATTGCAGTACTTCTACCCATCGTTGTTCTGTTGTGTAAAACTGTACTAGTTCTTCCATGTCTTGACAAGAAGTTACAGAAGATTAGACATGGCTGGGAATCCAAAACAGAACCTGCAGAGAATATCTTTTTATAA
- the LOC121312702 gene encoding metalloreductase STEAP2-like has translation MESISMMGSPRNSKEMFLPNGMNGVKEGNRATIGVIGSGDFAKCLSLRLLRCGYHVVVGSRSPKRAAEFFPHVVDVTHHEDAVAKANILFVAIHREHYASLWDLKHLLVGKILVDVSNNTRMNQYPESNAEYLASLFPDSFVVKGFNVISAWAMQSGPKDASRQVYICSNLVEARHQVLEVARQLNFIPVDLGTLSSAREIENIPLQLFTLWKGPVLLSVSLSILFFIYSFIRDIIHPYVNNQQSDFYKIPIEIVNKTLPVVAITLLSLVYLAGLLAAAHQIYYGTKYRRFPHWLDGWLQCRKQLGLLSVFFASVHVLYSICLPMRRSERYLFLNMAFQQVHANVDNSWNEEEVWRVEMYISFGIMSLGLLSLLAVTSIPSVNSALNWREFSFIQSTLGYVALLITTFHVLIYGWKRAFDQEYYKFYMPPNFVIALVLPVTVIVGKIVLLLPCMSGRLRRIRRGWENSQYRSEVSGAASQVSPERITVM, from the exons atgGAATCCATTTCCATGATGGGAAGCCCAAGGAACAGCAAGGAGATGTTCTTACCAAATGGCATGAATGGTGTCAAAGAAGGAAACAGAGCTACAATCGGGGTTATAGGAAGCGGGGACTTTGCCAAATGCTTGTCTCTCAGGCTCCTGAGGTGTGGGTACCACGTTGTGGTTGGGAGCAGGAGCCCCAAGAGGGCTGCTGAGTTCTTTCCGCATGTAGTTGATGTTACCCACCACGAAGATGCAGTGGCCAAAGCTAATATTCTTTTTGTCGCCATACACCGAGAACATTACGCTTCATTATGGGACCTCAAGCACCTTTTAGTGGGCAAAATCCTTGTGGATGTGAGTAACAATACTCGGATGAACCAGTATCCAGAATCCAATGCAGAATACCTGGCTTCCCTTTTTCCTGATTCGTTTGTGGTTAAAGGATTCAACGTTATCTCAGCCTGGGCAATGCAGTCCGGGCCAAAGGATGCCAGCAGACAG GTGTACATCTGCAGCAATTTGGTAGAAGCCCGCCATCAAGTCCTAGAAGTGGCTCGTCAGCTAAACTTCATCCCTGTTGACCTGGGGACATTGTCTTCTGCCAGAGAAATAGAAAACATACCTCTTCAATTGTTCACCCTTTGGAAGGGACCCGTGCTTCTATCTGTCAGCCTTTCAATCTTGTTTTTCATCTATTCGTTCATCAGAGATATTATACACCCCTATGTTAACAATCAGCAGAGCGACTTCTATAAGATCCCCATAGAGATTGTCAATAAGACCCTGCCTGTCGTCGCAATAACTCTTCTGTCGCTGGTATACCTGGCAGGTCTGCTAGCTGCAGCTCACCAGATTTATTATGGAACTAAATACCGGCGCTTTCCTCACTGGCTGGATGGGTGGCTGCAGTGCAGGAAGCAGCTGGGGCTGCTTAGTGTTTTCTTTGCTTCAGTTCACGTTCTCTACAGTATCTGTTTACCAATGAGAAGATCTGAGCGCTATCTCTTCCTCAACATGGCATTTCAACAG GTTCATGCCAACGTTGACAATTCTTGGAACGAGGAAGAGGTATGGAGAGTAGAAATGTACATTTCCTTTGGAATCATGAGTCTTGGACTGCTCTCGCTGTTGGCTGTTACCTCTATTCCTTCAGTTAACAGTGCTCTTAACTGGAGAGAATTCAGCTTCATTCAG TCTACACTGGGGTACGTAGCTCTGCTCATAACTACATTCCATGTGTTAATCTATGGCTGGAAGCGAGCCTTTGACCAAGAATACTACAAGTTCTATATGCCACCAAACTTTGTCATAGCTCTGGTATTGCCTGTAACAGTTATAGTGGGTAAGATTGTCCTGCTGCTTCCTTGTATGAGCGGTCGACTCAGACGAATCCGAAGAGGCTGGGAGAACAGCCAGTATAGAAGTGAGGTTTCAGGAGCAGCCTCCCAGGTCTCACCAGAGCGCATTACTGTTATGTAA